The Pirellulales bacterium genome contains a region encoding:
- a CDS encoding DUF1559 domain-containing protein, whose protein sequence is MRRSTYTYRSAFTLVELLVVVAIIGILVAILLPAVQSAREAGRRVQCANHLKQLGLALAQYHDLQGYFPRGGHPATSNGLSWGAAILPGLEQKSLYEQIDRTVSYTHARNLTVGQTMLPVFLCPSAPKITARRKSADQPASTANEYGRCDYGAVNGERGLRAPNATNTPERGVLIVAEHISLAQITDGTSQTVLVAEAPEGMHGLWFGVRNVFDQSALINTRATYAPQFIFYDFGQEMSSYHPGGAQTLLADGSVHFLAETLGRATLAALCSRAGGDLLDADFSP, encoded by the coding sequence ATGCGCCGATCCACCTACACATACCGCTCTGCCTTCACGCTCGTCGAGCTGTTGGTCGTCGTCGCGATCATCGGGATCTTGGTGGCGATCCTCTTGCCAGCGGTCCAATCGGCGCGCGAAGCGGGACGCCGCGTGCAGTGTGCGAATCATCTCAAGCAACTTGGACTGGCCCTCGCGCAATACCACGACCTCCAGGGTTACTTTCCCCGCGGTGGACACCCCGCCACGAGCAATGGCCTAAGCTGGGGCGCGGCAATACTGCCAGGACTCGAACAAAAGTCGCTCTACGAGCAGATCGATCGCACCGTGTCCTACACGCACGCGCGCAATCTGACCGTGGGGCAGACGATGTTGCCGGTCTTTCTCTGCCCCAGTGCGCCAAAGATCACCGCGCGTCGCAAATCGGCCGATCAACCAGCCTCGACGGCCAACGAGTATGGCCGCTGTGACTACGGCGCGGTGAACGGCGAGCGCGGATTGCGCGCGCCGAACGCGACAAACACGCCCGAGCGAGGCGTGCTGATCGTGGCCGAGCACATCTCGCTGGCGCAAATCACCGATGGCACGTCGCAAACCGTGCTCGTGGCCGAGGCGCCCGAGGGCATGCACGGCCTCTGGTTCGGCGTGCGCAACGTCTTCGATCAATCGGCCCTCATCAACACGCGGGCAACGTACGCGCCGCAATTCATCTTCTACGACTTCGGCCAGGAGATGAGCAGCTATCACCCCGGTGGCGCGCAGACGTTGCTGGCCGATGGCTCGGTGCATTTCCTGGCCGAAACCCTCGGCCGCGCCACGCTGGCCGCACTCTGCTCGCGCGCCGGCGGCGATCTGCTTGATGCCGATTTCTCTCCCTGA